In Phormidium ambiguum IAM M-71, one genomic interval encodes:
- a CDS encoding B12-binding domain-containing radical SAM protein — MTAKVKSFEPVPEMTTGRKRYVPENHRRILCAFPKYAPSFGTFYHAYPLSGRRVKAMMPPQGLLIVAAYLPQEWEIRFIDENVRPIKKSDFQWADVVIASGMHIQRQEINYINERAHQAGKITVIGGPSVSGCPEYYPDFDILNIGELGDGTDRLIEYLDRSIERPKSQIRFEAKERLPLTEFPTPAYHLIDLCNYFMGDIQFSSGCPYRCEFCDIPELYGRNPRIKSPEQVLAELDAMLKVGSPGGVYFVDDNFVGDRKALMQLLPALIDWQKRNGYPLQFACEATLNLAQSPKILEMMREAYFTTVFCGIETPDPEALHSISKVQNLSMPILDAVKILNSYGLEVVSGIILGLDTDTPETVDRILEFIRLSNIPVLTINLLYALPKTPLWRRLEAEDRLVFDEKRESNVKFLMPYEQVVEMWRRCITTAYEPEFLYQRFAYNMEHTYPNRIKVPNSPQRASRANIQKGLFALGNILLRVGVFGNYRETFWNFAKPALKAKKIESVIHVGLIAHHLITFAQECGKGKESASFYSQKIRKAEMSQVKVAAR, encoded by the coding sequence ATGACTGCTAAGGTGAAATCTTTTGAGCCTGTGCCGGAGATGACTACTGGGAGAAAGCGCTACGTTCCCGAAAATCATCGCCGCATTCTTTGTGCTTTTCCAAAGTACGCTCCTTCGTTTGGTACTTTTTATCATGCTTATCCGCTTTCAGGTCGGCGGGTGAAAGCGATGATGCCTCCTCAAGGGCTTTTAATTGTGGCTGCTTATTTGCCCCAAGAGTGGGAAATTCGGTTTATTGATGAAAATGTTCGCCCGATTAAAAAGTCGGATTTTCAATGGGCGGATGTGGTAATTGCGAGCGGAATGCACATTCAGCGTCAGGAAATTAATTATATAAATGAACGGGCGCATCAAGCTGGAAAAATTACGGTTATTGGTGGGCCTTCGGTTTCTGGTTGTCCAGAATATTACCCGGATTTTGATATTTTAAATATTGGGGAATTGGGTGATGGGACCGATCGCTTAATTGAGTATTTAGATCGAAGTATAGAACGGCCAAAAAGTCAGATTCGTTTTGAGGCGAAAGAACGTTTACCTTTAACAGAATTTCCTACTCCAGCTTATCATTTAATAGATTTGTGTAATTATTTTATGGGGGATATTCAGTTTTCTAGCGGTTGTCCTTATCGCTGTGAATTCTGTGATATTCCTGAACTTTATGGGCGGAATCCTCGGATTAAATCACCGGAACAAGTTTTAGCAGAATTAGATGCAATGTTAAAGGTGGGAAGTCCGGGGGGAGTTTATTTTGTTGATGATAATTTTGTGGGCGATCGCAAAGCGTTAATGCAGTTATTACCTGCGTTAATTGACTGGCAAAAACGTAATGGTTATCCGTTGCAATTTGCTTGTGAAGCGACTTTGAATTTAGCCCAAAGTCCGAAGATTTTAGAAATGATGCGAGAGGCGTATTTTACTACGGTTTTTTGTGGAATTGAAACGCCTGACCCGGAAGCTTTGCATTCCATTTCTAAGGTACAAAATCTCAGTATGCCGATTTTAGATGCGGTGAAGATTTTGAATAGTTACGGTTTGGAAGTAGTATCGGGGATTATTTTGGGTTTGGATACGGATACTCCTGAGACGGTCGATCGTATTTTAGAATTTATCCGACTTTCTAATATTCCAGTTTTAACAATTAATCTACTTTACGCTTTACCAAAAACTCCATTATGGCGCAGATTGGAAGCAGAAGATAGATTAGTTTTTGATGAAAAAAGAGAATCAAATGTTAAATTTTTAATGCCTTACGAACAAGTGGTGGAAATGTGGCGGCGCTGCATTACTACTGCTTACGAACCTGAATTTTTATATCAAAGATTTGCTTACAATATGGAACACACTTATCCAAATCGGATTAAAGTGCCAAATAGTCCGCAACGTGCTTCCCGCGCCAATATTCAAAAAGGTTTATTTGCGTTAGGAAATATCCTACTGCGCGTTGGAGTATTTGGTAATTACCGAGAGACTTTTTGGAACTTTGCTAAACCAGCTTTAAAAGCCAAAAAAATTGAAAGTGTGATTCATGTGGGGTTAATTGCTCATCATTTAATTACCTTTGCTCAAGAGTGTGGTAAAGGTAAAGAGTCTGCTTCTTTCTATTCCCAGAAAATCCGTAAAGCGGAAATGTCACAAGTCAAAGTTGCTGCTCGATAA
- a CDS encoding squalene/phytoene synthase family protein → MDLRRDALEILKETSRTFYIPISRLPLELQAAVASAYLCMRAIDEIEDHPELANSDKARLLRCISLSLQAAADGVIPDDFSLEFHSQDVLLPEVSLRVKEWALLAPESIAPRVWDATAAMADRMAYWAERNWEIHTESDLDRYTFSVAGAVGVLLSDLWAWYDGTQTNRSHAIGFGRGLQAVNILRNYKEDLLRGVSYFPNGWSVEDLHNYARRNLKLADAYTRSLPNGPALDFCRIPLALAYGTLDVLAHGENKLTRSAVMALIEQVTGSKK, encoded by the coding sequence ATGGATTTACGTAGAGATGCTTTGGAGATTCTTAAAGAAACCAGCCGGACTTTCTACATCCCAATTAGTCGTCTACCGCTAGAACTACAGGCTGCTGTGGCTTCGGCTTATCTATGTATGCGTGCTATTGATGAGATTGAAGATCATCCAGAATTGGCAAATTCGGACAAGGCAAGATTGTTACGCTGTATTAGTTTGAGTTTACAGGCGGCAGCTGACGGGGTGATTCCTGATGATTTTTCTTTGGAGTTCCACTCTCAAGATGTTTTATTGCCAGAAGTTTCCCTACGGGTGAAAGAATGGGCTTTATTGGCACCGGAAAGCATCGCGCCTCGTGTTTGGGATGCGACTGCGGCTATGGCCGATCGCATGGCTTACTGGGCAGAACGGAACTGGGAAATTCACACGGAGTCGGATCTCGATCGCTATACTTTTAGCGTTGCTGGTGCTGTGGGTGTGCTACTGTCTGATTTGTGGGCTTGGTACGATGGCACTCAAACTAACCGCTCTCATGCGATCGGTTTTGGTCGCGGTCTACAAGCAGTTAACATCCTCCGCAACTACAAGGAAGATTTGCTGCGTGGCGTAAGTTATTTCCCCAACGGCTGGAGTGTTGAAGATTTACACAATTATGCCCGTCGCAATCTTAAACTAGCTGATGCTTACACTCGGTCTTTACCTAATGGCCCCGCTTTGGACTTTTGCCGAATTCCTCTGGCTCTAGCTTACGGGACTTTAGATGTATTAGCTCATGGTGAAAATAAACTGACTCGTAGCGCAGTTATGGCTCTGATTGAGCAAGTGACTGGCTCGAAAAAGTAG
- a CDS encoding SDR family oxidoreductase: MTETSQIFLAGASRGVGREIAKLLTEQNQKVTALLRSEATRPELEAMGIKIVMGDALDKTAMEKAMQGDTIQAVISTIGGLPKDGERADYLGNKNLIDAAVKAGVQKFILVTSIGTGNSAVALPPQAMQTLSAVLAEKEKAEQHLIDSGLTYTIIRPGGLKSEPSTGNGILTEDYKIAGTIHRADVAKLVCRCLFSQLADNRILSACDRNMTYGQPEFTEFTV, encoded by the coding sequence ATGACAGAAACATCACAGATTTTTCTAGCAGGGGCAAGTCGCGGCGTAGGACGAGAAATTGCCAAATTATTAACCGAACAAAATCAAAAAGTAACAGCGCTACTGCGTTCAGAAGCAACTCGTCCAGAACTAGAAGCGATGGGAATTAAAATTGTTATGGGAGACGCATTAGACAAAACTGCAATGGAAAAAGCCATGCAAGGTGATACCATCCAAGCAGTGATTAGCACAATTGGCGGTTTACCAAAAGATGGCGAACGGGCAGACTATTTAGGTAATAAAAACCTTATTGATGCCGCAGTCAAAGCAGGAGTGCAAAAATTTATTTTAGTCACCTCTATTGGTACTGGTAATAGTGCCGTTGCCTTACCACCCCAAGCAATGCAAACCTTGAGTGCAGTTTTAGCAGAAAAAGAAAAAGCCGAACAACACTTAATCGACAGTGGACTAACTTACACAATTATCCGACCAGGAGGACTAAAATCAGAACCCAGCACTGGTAATGGAATACTTACAGAAGATTATAAAATTGCCGGAACAATTCATCGCGCTGATGTCGCCAAATTAGTTTGTCGTTGCCTATTTTCCCAACTTGCCGATAATAGAATTCTCTCAGCTTGCGATCGCAACATGACCTACGGACAACCAGAATTTACCGAATTCACAGTTTAA